The DNA segment TACCCCTCTTGTTAGGATCTGCTTCATATAAAAGACTTTCACTTCTTCTGTTCTCTTTGGCAAAAGAATTAATGCCCATACAAGCGTGGCCTACatgtacaagaaaaagaagtgagTGAAACAGGCCATACATAAGACCAAAACATCTGTTTTTTTCCACGCCAAGGAACGATGATTTCAGCAGCAGATGTCCTCCGTGTTCTCACTGCAACAGTGCCTCTCTATGTAGCTATGATCGCGGCCTACACTTCTGTAAGATGGTTGAAGCTTTTCACACCAGAGCAGTGCTCTGGAATAAACAGATATGTGGCCATGTTTGCAATCCCCTTGTTGTCGTTTGATATGATTTCAAGAAACAACCCATATCAGATGAATGCCAGACTTGTAGCCTCGGATATGTTGCAGAaatttgttgttcttcttgcaCTGGCAGCCTGGGTTAAACTTAGCAGTAGAGGTAATTTTGAGTGGTTGGTAACAGGGTTTTCGCTGTCAACACTGCCAAACACGTTGGTTGTGGGAATTCCACTTCTAAAAGCCATGTATGGCGATTCTGCTGTTACCTTACTGGTGCAGATAGTAGTTTTACAGAGCATGGTGTGGAATACTCTTCTAATGCTGTTAATGGAGATTCGGGCGGCCAAAGTGGCCGTAGCGAACGATGAACAATCTGATACATCAGTAAGTCCTGGTACTGTGCAAGTGGATTCAGAAGCTCAAACTCCAGAAATAACTGGTACGTATTTTCCCGACTAAATTTCACTTTTAAAGGAGTGCGTGAGGTACACTAGATAGCAGAGAGCAGTTTAATCACATGGATCATTCTTGATATCATTCAGAACATATCAGTCCTGCAATTTCATAAATACTACAATCAACAGACAGGCTTAACTTCATGCATGTAGTAAAGCAAGATGGTAGCCATTTTTCCTACCACATTCTCATTGCATAGACACTGGAAGCCATGACTAGATGTTCTGATGTTCCTACAATAGCATATGGATGCCGCcttcttttaatctctcttcaAAATCTTAAAGAGGCAAGCTGGGTTAGCCAGACGCCTACCACATTAAGCCAACAGAGATGCACCGAGGTTATCCACTGACTTTTGCCGGCCTTTTCAATTTAAAAAGGCCTGGTGGACAGATCTCTTGTTACTGCACATCAATGTCTTGCATGATAGATAAatacaaggagaaaaaagacaATAAGATCTATAGTTGGCCATTAGCCTTTTCACTCGACTAGCTTACCTCCTGGCATTGGAAATGACATCATTATATGCGGGTATAATGAGTTCACGTCATAATAGCATAGATTCTCTCCAACTGGTCGATATACATCTGCATGTCCACCATAGTAACCACGGCGAATAAAGGTGTCTTCGTTCCTATTTGGGATATGGATTGGCCAGTTCAATTGATCGCAAAAGTGCATACGATAGATAGTTAGAGCAAGCGAGGACAAGGTAGGAGTCAACAGTTGGACTTAACCAAGTTCACCAGATATAATGCAATCTCCATCATTCATTAAGGTGCAGCACGATGCTGCAAAATATAACTTGTGTGGCCTGTAGTAGTTGCATTTGAGAATGTGGAGAGTAGGCTAAGGTCCTAAAGTGTGTCTGTCTCTGACTCGGTATAAATTGTGCAGATTGCAGAatcagaaagggaaaaaagcccttctttaaaaacaaaaggacTTATCAAGAAGCCATCGTAGTGCATAGGCGTAATAGTATAAAATCCTAGATATGATAATGGTCAATGTTATGAAAAGGGACTAAATAGGTAAAGTATCATAATCATTCCAAAAATCCAGAAAATTTGAACGTATAAGGGATTTATTTACAACATTGGcataattttgtctttatttttcattttttatctgttttttaaacaagacaATTTTTTAACCAGTCTTTCAGAAGTGAAAACTCTTCTAatccatttttctattttcatatacTTCTTTTCTACAGAAATTTGAATGCCATTTTCCAAAATCTACTGGCAAACaattatcattcaatttttccATGCATGTAGCCAAGACCCACAAATCATCATGTttgaaataaagcaaaaaagaaaatagaactGCTTGTAGAAAGATGGTATGAAGTTTTGACAATGTGACAgccaagaaaaaacatatttctcAGGAATGCCGCAACTATATATCAGTGTGGAGTTATATTGTCGCACTTTCATGAGTTCGCTTTCTTTCACATAGATGATTTACACTATTATATACTTTCTATTCTTCGGAAGGCGAAGTCGATGGCCAAAGAGTACACAATCAGACAGCATCAATGGACACCAATGCAACAAAGTCAAGACAGAAAAGTACTGGAGGAATTGTTTTAGTCGTGGTGATGAAAAAGCTCTTGAGAAACCCAAATACTTACTCCAGCATGTTCGGACTTATTTGGGCATTAATCTCCTTCAGGTAGGTGAAATTATGTCATGAAGAAGGAAAGTCAAGCATCAAACGGCTGATTTTCTgataatcttttattttgagCAGAAGCTAATTGAGTACTCAGAGATTAAAATGAAATGGTTTCCAATGTACTAAGTCCAAGAAGCTTAATTGTAGGTTTAACCTAGCAATGCCCAAGGTGATTGAGAAATCCATCTCCATACTGTCTGATGGAGGACTTGGCATGGCCATGTTTAGCTTGGGTGAGTCCTGCTGAAGTTGATGATCacaatatttatttcaattaaATCCTTACTCTGGGATTATGTCCTGGCAGGCCTTTTCATGGCATCTCAGCCCAAGATAGCGGCATGTGGGAAACGAATGACAGCTATAGCTCTGGCAGCAAGATTCCTT comes from the Nymphaea colorata isolate Beijing-Zhang1983 chromosome 14, ASM883128v2, whole genome shotgun sequence genome and includes:
- the LOC116267616 gene encoding auxin efflux carrier component 1a, whose amino-acid sequence is MISAADVLRVLTATVPLYVAMIAAYTSVRWLKLFTPEQCSGINRYVAMFAIPLLSFDMISRNNPYQMNARLVASDMLQKFVVLLALAAWVKLSSRGNFEWLVTGFSLSTLPNTLVVGIPLLKAMYGDSAVTLLVQIVVLQSMVWNTLLMLLMEIRAAKVAVANDEQSDTSVSPGTVQVDSEAQTPEITGEVDGQRVHNQTASMDTNATKSRQKSTGGIVLVVVMKKLLRNPNTYSSMFGLIWALISFRFNLAMPKVIEKSISILSDGGLGMAMFSLGLFMASQPKIAACGKRMTAIALAARFLAGPAVMALSAIAVGLRSSLLKFAIVQAALPQGIVPFVFAKEYNVKANILSTGVIVGMLIALPITLAYYTLLDL